One Onychostoma macrolepis isolate SWU-2019 chromosome 15, ASM1243209v1, whole genome shotgun sequence DNA segment encodes these proteins:
- the LOC131520526 gene encoding T-box transcription factor TBX1-A, with product MCVSAVPESSRTCSKAPEVASVRVQLEMQSLWRQFDQLGTEMIVTKAGRRMFPTFQVHISGMDPAAEYVLLMDFIPVDDKRYRYAFHSSSWLVAGRGDIAAPGRVHFHPDSPARGAQWVKQTVSFDRLKLTNNLLDDNGHMILSSMHRYQPRLHVVLVDRSHDSQRFAHRNFCTFSFPETRFIAVTAYQNHRITQLKIACNPFAKGFRTADSENRHTAPCQTESAGLCLPWSVFEESSSVREDQRRSSAHGAALQTAGTEAALSYDGGSHYYSAPALLTVPCQWSGPSTAHR from the exons ATGTGTGTATCTGCAGTCCCGGAGTCGTCTCGGACCTGCAGCAAAGCTCCGGAGGTGGCCAGCGTCAGGGTTCAGCTGGAGATGCAGAGCCTGTGGCGGCAGTTCGACCAGCTCGGCACTGAGATGATTGTGACAAAAGCTGGAAG AAGGATGTTTCCTACATTTCAAGTACACATTTCAGGCATGGATCCTGCTGCAGAATATGTTCTCCTAATGGACTTTATTCCTGTTGATGACAAACGATACAG GTACGCCTTCCACAGCTCCTCGTGGCTGGTAGCTGGACGCGGAGATATAGCCGCCCCGGGACGAGTGCACTTCCACCCGGACTCTCCGGCTCGAGGAGCGCAGTGGGTCAAACAGACCGTCTCATTCGACCGCCTCAAACTCACCAACAACCTGCTGGACGACAACGGCCAt atgaTCCTGAGCTCCATGCACCGGTATCAGCCGCGGCTGCATGTGGTTCTGGTGGACCGGAGCCATGACAGTCAACGCTTCGCTCACCGCAACTTCTGCACCTTCAGCTTCCCAGAGACCCGCTTCATCGCAGTCACCGCCTACCAGAACCACCGG ATCACCCAGCTGAAGATCGCTTGCAACCCCTTCGCCAAAGGCTTTCGTACAGCAGATTCTGAGAACAG GCACACAGCTCCGTGTCAGACAGAATCTGCTGGCCTGTGTTTGCCGTGGAGTGTGTTTGAGGAATCGTCGTCTGTGCGTGAAGATCAGC GCCGCTCGAGCGCTCATGGTGCGGCCCTGCAGACGGCGGGGACCGAGGCGGCGCTCTCGTACGACGGAGGCTCTCATTACTACAGCGCCCCTGCGCTCCTCACAGTGCCCTGCCAGTGGAGCGGCCCGAGCACAGCCCACAGATAA
- the bace1 gene encoding beta-secretase 1 isoform X1 produces MRVPRLLLLSWALVALLPVPCSGAVLLRVPLRQGPLSQTAAPRGPSSSARTRRGASAVNFVNMIDNLRGKSGQGYYIEMAVGTPPQKLNILVDTGSSNFAVGAAAHPFLHRYYHRSLSSSYRDLGRSVYVPYTQGRWEGELGTDLLSIPHGPNVSLRANIAAITQSDRFFINGSNWEGILGLAYAEIARPDETLEPFFDSLLRQTSVPDVFSLQLCGAGFTQNYSAGSSTVGGSMIIGGIDPSLYVGELWYTPIRREWYYEVIIVRIEVNGQDLNMDCKEYNYDKSIVDSGTTNLRLPRKVFQAAVKAIEAASSTEQFPSGFWLGEQLVCWQAGTTPWHIFPVISLYLMSENRNQSFRISILPQQYLRPVEDVASAQEDCYKFAVSQSSTGTVMGAVIMEGFYVVFDREHKRIGFAVSTCHVHDEFRTAAVEGPFHGVDLEDCGYNVPQTDESTLMTIAYIMAGICALFMLPLCLMVCQWRFTRCLHPLGAGDFSDDISLLK; encoded by the exons ATGAGGGTTCCGCGTCTGCTTCTGTTGTCATGGGCATTAGTGGCCCTTCTGCCGGTCCCCTGCTCCGGCGCAGTGCTGCTCCGCGTCCCTCTGCGGCAGGGGCCCCTCTCACAGACCGCGGCCCCCCGGGGCCCCTCCAGCTCCGCCCGCACACGCAGAGGAGCCAGTGCGGTCAATTTTGTCAACATGATTGACAACCTTCGCGGAAAGTCAGGACAAGGGTATTACATCGAGATGGCTGTGGGCACACCGCCTCAGAAG CTGAACATCCTGGTGGATACGGGCAGCAGTAACTTCGCGGTCGGCGCCGCCGCTCACCCGTTCCTCCACAGATACTACCATCGCTCGCT CTCGTCGTCGTACAGAGATCTGGGCCGCAGCGTGTATGTGCCGTACACACAGGGCCGCTGGGAGGGCGAGCTGGGCACGGACCTGCTGTCCATTCCTCACGGGCCCAACGTGTCTCTGAGGGCCAACATCGCCGCAATCACCCAGTCTGACCGCTTCTTCATCAACGGGTCCAACTGGGAGGGCATCCTCGGGCTGGCCTACGCCGAGATCGCCAGG CCGGACGAGACTCTGGAGCCGTTCTTCGACTCTCTGTTGAGGCAGACCAGCGTCCCAGACGTCTTCTCCCTGCAGCTCTGCGGAGCGGGGTTCACCCAGAACTACAGCGCCGGCAGCTCCACTGTAGGGGGCAGTATG ATTATTGGGGGAATAGATCCGTCCTTGTATGTTGGTGAGCTGTGGTACACACCAATCAGACGAGAGTGGTATTATGAGGTCATCATCGTGCGCATCGAGGTCAACGGACAGGATCTCAATATGGACTGCAAAGAA tATAACTATGATAAAAGTATCGTGGACAGCGGCACCACAAACCTGCGTCTCCCTCGTAAAGTGTTCCAGGCGGCTGTGAAGGCCATCGAAGCGGCTTCATCG ACTGAACAGTTTCCCTCAGGTTTCTGGCTGGGCGAGCAGCTGGTGTGTTGGCAGGCGGGCACCACACCCTGGCACATCTTCCCTGTCATCTCTCTCTACCTGATGAGCGAAAACAGAAACCAGTCTTTCCGCATCTCCATCCTGCCACAG CAGTATCTGAGGCCGGTGGAGGACGTGGCCTCGGCTCAGGAGGACTGTTATAAATTCGCTGTGTCTCAGTCCAGTACTGGTACAGTAATGGGTGCCGTCATCATGGAGGGCTTCTATGTGGTGTTCGACCGAGAGCACAAGCGCATCGGCTTTGCGGTCAGCACATGTCACG TCCACGATGAGTTCCGCACCGCCGCAGTGGAGGGGCCGTTCCATGGCGTGGACCTTGAGGACTGTGGCTACAATGTCCCTCAGACCGACGAGTCCACATTGATGACCATCGCCTACATTATGGCGGGCATCTGTGCCCTATTTATGCTGCCTCTGTGCCTCATGGTCTGTCAGTGGCGTTTTACACGCTGCCTTCATCCGCTGGGCGCTGGAGATTTCTCTGATGACATATCCCTCCTAAAGTGA
- the bace1 gene encoding beta-secretase 1 isoform X2: protein MRVPRLLLLSWALVALLPVPCSGAVLLRVPLRQGPLSQTAAPRGPSSSARTRRGASAVNFVNMIDNLRGKSGQGYYIEMAVGTPPQKLNILVDTGSSNFAVGAAAHPFLHRYYHRSLSSSYRDLGRSVYVPYTQGRWEGELGTDLLSIPHGPNVSLRANIAAITQSDRFFINGSNWEGILGLAYAEIARPDETLEPFFDSLLRQTSVPDVFSLQLCGAGFTQNYSAGSSTVGGSMIIGGIDPSLYVGELWYTPIRREWYYEVIIVRIEVNGQDLNMDCKEYNYDKSIVDSGTTNLRLPRKVFQAAVKAIEAASSTEQFPSGFWLGEQLVCWQAGTTPWHIFPVISLYLMSENRNQSFRISILPQQYLRPVEDVASAQEDCYKFAVSQSSTGTVMGAVIMEGFYVVFDREHKRIGFAVSTCHDFSGKQSACPHQMQRDRISQISQPIRSLGGRSLSGSTLHS, encoded by the exons ATGAGGGTTCCGCGTCTGCTTCTGTTGTCATGGGCATTAGTGGCCCTTCTGCCGGTCCCCTGCTCCGGCGCAGTGCTGCTCCGCGTCCCTCTGCGGCAGGGGCCCCTCTCACAGACCGCGGCCCCCCGGGGCCCCTCCAGCTCCGCCCGCACACGCAGAGGAGCCAGTGCGGTCAATTTTGTCAACATGATTGACAACCTTCGCGGAAAGTCAGGACAAGGGTATTACATCGAGATGGCTGTGGGCACACCGCCTCAGAAG CTGAACATCCTGGTGGATACGGGCAGCAGTAACTTCGCGGTCGGCGCCGCCGCTCACCCGTTCCTCCACAGATACTACCATCGCTCGCT CTCGTCGTCGTACAGAGATCTGGGCCGCAGCGTGTATGTGCCGTACACACAGGGCCGCTGGGAGGGCGAGCTGGGCACGGACCTGCTGTCCATTCCTCACGGGCCCAACGTGTCTCTGAGGGCCAACATCGCCGCAATCACCCAGTCTGACCGCTTCTTCATCAACGGGTCCAACTGGGAGGGCATCCTCGGGCTGGCCTACGCCGAGATCGCCAGG CCGGACGAGACTCTGGAGCCGTTCTTCGACTCTCTGTTGAGGCAGACCAGCGTCCCAGACGTCTTCTCCCTGCAGCTCTGCGGAGCGGGGTTCACCCAGAACTACAGCGCCGGCAGCTCCACTGTAGGGGGCAGTATG ATTATTGGGGGAATAGATCCGTCCTTGTATGTTGGTGAGCTGTGGTACACACCAATCAGACGAGAGTGGTATTATGAGGTCATCATCGTGCGCATCGAGGTCAACGGACAGGATCTCAATATGGACTGCAAAGAA tATAACTATGATAAAAGTATCGTGGACAGCGGCACCACAAACCTGCGTCTCCCTCGTAAAGTGTTCCAGGCGGCTGTGAAGGCCATCGAAGCGGCTTCATCG ACTGAACAGTTTCCCTCAGGTTTCTGGCTGGGCGAGCAGCTGGTGTGTTGGCAGGCGGGCACCACACCCTGGCACATCTTCCCTGTCATCTCTCTCTACCTGATGAGCGAAAACAGAAACCAGTCTTTCCGCATCTCCATCCTGCCACAG CAGTATCTGAGGCCGGTGGAGGACGTGGCCTCGGCTCAGGAGGACTGTTATAAATTCGCTGTGTCTCAGTCCAGTACTGGTACAGTAATGGGTGCCGTCATCATGGAGGGCTTCTATGTGGTGTTCGACCGAGAGCACAAGCGCATCGGCTTTGCGGTCAGCACATGTCACG ATTTCAGCGGCAAGCAATCTGCGTGTCCACACCAGATGCAACGCGACAGAATCAGTCAAAtatctcagccaatcagaagcttGGGTGGGCGGAGCCTCTCTGGAAGCACACTGCACTCGTAA